A window of Sodalis praecaptivus genomic DNA:
ATCCGGCCGCATGGCAAAGCTGGGCAACCCGAACGGCGCCCTGCATTGTCCAGAAATGCGGATCCGCCAGCGGAATATCCACCGCCTGTAGCGCGATGGCATGACACATTTGCCGCCAGTCGGTGGCTATCATATTGGTGGCGGTCGGCAGACCGGTGGCGCGGCGGAATTCGGCCATCACTTCGCGGCCGGAAAAACCCTGTTCGGCGCCGCAGGGATCCTCGGCGTAGGCCAGCACGTGGCGCAGGGATTTACCGAGCTCGATGGCCTCGCGCAGCGACCAGGCGCCGTTGGGATCAAGGGTGATACGCGCGTCCGGGAAATGGCGCGCCAGCGCGGTCACCGCCTGCGCTTCTTCCTCTCCCGCGAACACGCCGCCTTTTAATTTAAAATCGTTGAAACCGTACTTCTCCCGCGCCGCTTGCGCCAACTGAACGATGGCCTCAGGGGTCATGGCCGGCTCATGGCGCAGGCGGTACCAATCGCACGACGCATCGGGCTGGCTCTGATATGGCAGGCCGGTTTTATGGCGATCGCCGATATAAAACAGATAACCCAGCATGTCCACCCGATCCCGCTGCTGGCCTTCACCCAACAACGAGGCGACATTGACGCCCAAATGCTTGCCGAGCAGATCCAACATCGCCGCCTCGATGCCGGTTACCACATGGATAGTGGTGCGCAGATCGAAGGTCTGCGGGCCACGGCCGGCGGCATCCCGGCCGGCGAACTGCGTGCGCACGCTCTTCAGCACATTCAGGTATTCGCCCAGCGGTTTACCCAGCACCAGCGGGCGGGCATCCTCCAGCGTTTGGCGGATGGCCTCGCCGCCCGGCACCTCGCCCACGCCGCGCTGACCCGCGCTGTCTTCCAGCAACACGATATTGCGGGTAAAAAACGGCGCATGGGCGCCGCTGAGGT
This region includes:
- the gudD gene encoding glucarate dehydratase; this encodes MMTHSDTPVVRGMQVIPVAGQDSMLMNLSGAHAPFFTRNIVLLEDSAGQRGVGEVPGGEAIRQTLEDARPLVLGKPLGEYLNVLKSVRTQFAGRDAAGRGPQTFDLRTTIHVVTGIEAAMLDLLGKHLGVNVASLLGEGQQRDRVDMLGYLFYIGDRHKTGLPYQSQPDASCDWYRLRHEPAMTPEAIVQLAQAAREKYGFNDFKLKGGVFAGEEEAQAVTALARHFPDARITLDPNGAWSLREAIELGKSLRHVLAYAEDPCGAEQGFSGREVMAEFRRATGLPTATNMIATDWRQMCHAIALQAVDIPLADPHFWTMQGAVRVAQLCHAAGLTWGSHSNNHFDISLAMFTHVAAAAPGNITAIDTHWIWQEGNQRLTKTPLVISGGKVTVPSTPGLGVEVDSDRIMQAHALYRRHGLGARDDAAGMQALIPGWRFDAKRPCMVR